Genomic DNA from bacterium:
CCGCGATCTTCCAGGAATTGCCGGGTGACATCGCGGATTTCGAGGAGCCTCGCGTCCGCGAGTTCGCGAAAAGCGCGGAAAAATTCGCCCACCTCGTCGCCGGCGAGCCGGTAGGTGACGTGTACGCCCTGCTTTTCGGTCTCGACGAGCCGCGCCCGCCGCAACACCTGAAGGTGGTGGGAGGTATTGGCTACCGATTGACCGGCGTGCCGGGAGAGGTCTTCCACCGAACGCGGCCCCTGGCAAAGCAGATCGAGCAATTCCAGGCGTGGACCGCTCGCGATCGCCTTTCCGAGGCGCGCGAGCTGGTCGAAAACCGTATTCTTGAATTCGCGGGCCGTCGGCATGTCATTCCTCGTATAATCAAACGAACATTTGATTATTTAGCGGAGCGACGTTGCCTTGTCAAGCGGCCTGGACCGCTAACGTGGTGAGAAGGAGGCCGCAAGAGCGGTTGCGATCGCCATGTGGGAGACGGTCAAAAAAAACAGCCCGCGCGATCAGGCGCGGGCCGTCTATTTTTTTCCGGGCGTTTCGGTCAGCTATTGTGGCACTTCGTGCAGTCGGCCGGTTTCGGGAAGACGGGGCCCTTTCCCTGTTCCTTGTGGCATTTCACGCAACCATCATGGAAGGCCTTTTTCGCCGGCATGGCTTTTTTGCCCTGCCAGGCGTTTTCCTTGCCGTCTTTCGTGTGGCACTCGGAGCACTTCGTGCCCGTGCCCTTGGCGTCGGCATGGTGGCAGGCCTGGCAATCCTTCTTCGCGTACTCCAGGTGCTTCGGGTGATCGAACGTCACCGGCGGCTTGGTCGCCTGGCCGTCGATCGTAATCTTCACCGGCTTGTCCGGCGGTGTGTCGGAAGCCGCGATCACGATGCTGACGAGCGCCAGCGCCGCGACGGACACAATGAAGAGCGTCACAAACTTTTTCACTGAACACCTTCCTTCCGGGCGGGTTGAGGTTCCATGTTTCGCGGCTCGCGGCGGCCGCCCTGGCGCCGCGTTCCGTCAAAGTCCCGGGTAGGCGTGACAATCATTGCAGGCGACGCCGGTATCACCGCCTCGCAGTTGTTCGCCGTGACAACGCGTGGCGCAGGAGTCGTCGCCGTTTGCGAGAACCCGGTCGCCATGCCCGTCGTTCGTCCAGTTTGTATCGTGAGGATACAAATCGTGGCATGTGAAGCAAGAGACGTTTGTGTTTTCGCCCGCGAAGTCCTGCCCGTGGCAAGCCGCGCAGGAGGCCGGCCCGCCCGCCTCGATGACATCCGCGCCGTGCTCGGTCGGATTCGCATAGCCGCCCGGATGCGGGTAGGTCGTGTGGCACTGTTGGCACGACACGTCGCTGCCGCCGCCGTTCAGATCCTCGCCGTGACAGTTCGTCGCGCAGCCGCCCTTTCCTTCGTCGAGGACGTGACGGCCGTGTTCGTCCTTTTCCGACCAGTCATCCGCGTGCGGGTAGAGCGCGTGGCACTGCGTGCACGAAACGTCCGCCATCCCGCCGCCAAGCTGTTCGCCGTGGCAGGCCGTGGCGCAGTTTTCGTCGCGGCCGTTGTTCGCGTCGTACACGCCGTGCGCGTCGGGCGCGGCCCAGCCGGTTTCGTGCGGATAGAGATCGTGGCACGTATAACACGAGACGCCCGAGTCGCCACCTTCGTAGTCCTCGCCGTGGCAGGCCGTGGCGCACGTTTCGCCCCCGGTCGGAAGCGCGGTGAGGCCGTGGTTTTCGATCTCCTCCCACGCGTCGGCGTGCGG
This window encodes:
- a CDS encoding metalloregulator ArsR/SmtB family transcription factor, which produces MPTAREFKNTVFDQLARLGKAIASGPRLELLDLLCQGPRSVEDLSRHAGQSVANTSHHLQVLRRARLVETEKQGVHVTYRLAGDEVGEFFRAFRELADARLLEIRDVTRQFLEDRGVMEPVDRRALIERVRRGEVSVLDVRPAEEYRAGHIPGALSIPVGELTRRLAELPRDREIVAYCRGPYCVLSVEAVALLRASGYRALRMEDGVLDWQSLGFPVSREVNE
- a CDS encoding cytochrome c family protein — translated: MKKFVTLFIVSVAALALVSIVIAASDTPPDKPVKITIDGQATKPPVTFDHPKHLEYAKKDCQACHHADAKGTGTKCSECHTKDGKENAWQGKKAMPAKKAFHDGCVKCHKEQGKGPVFPKPADCTKCHNS